A stretch of DNA from Bradyrhizobium algeriense:
ATTGCTCTTGCCGAGCCAGGAATACTGGCCCTCGGTGCCGAGCACCCAGTTCTGCGCGAACTGCCAATCCAGGCCGGCCTGAATGCCGCCGAGCACGCGGGCGCTGGAATCGCTCAGAACGGCGCCGTTGAAGTCGTTGCTGCCGCTGAAGGCGCCGCCAACATGGCCGCCGATGTAGAAGCCGGTCCAGTTGTAGAGCGGCGCCGCATAGACCGGCGCCTTGTTGTAGTAGGGGCGCGCGCCGAGATCGGCGCCGGTGGCGGGCGCGGCGGCGGTGAGGGCTGCGAAGGCCACGAGGGCTGCGAGGATCTTCTTCATTATGTTGGTCTCCGAAAACCGTTCGGCGACACCCTCGTGCGGGGCGCCTTCCATGCCCACGCACATAGACGGCATTTGACTAAAATGCTGTCACTTGGAAGCGACAGCGGATACGAACCCAACCCATTGGCAGACAAACGTTTTTTGTACTTAATGAAGGCCTAATCAAAGGTTAGGAAAGGCTTAATTTTCAGGCCCGTTCGGGCCTCCCGGCAAGCTTTGCTTAACCAATGCGGCGTCGCACGTCGCCGCGCATCTGTTCGCGGAAGGCCTGCCGGCGGGCGGGGCGGTCCTTCACCGGGACGTCGTGGCGGTCGAACACGTTGAACATTTCGAGGATCGGATAGTGGTCGCTGGCCATCGCCAGGATGCGCAGCAGCTCCGCCACAGGCCCGGTCGGCCCGGTGACCTCCCATCGGCGGATGGTGTCGGCGCCATCGGCAGCCGGCAGCCCGCAGAGTTTGGCCATGTCGGCCACCGACAGCGGCTGGCCGATGGCCTCACCGAGATGCTGGCGAAGTTTCTTCAATTCCGCTCCGGTCACGGCTTCTCCGTCTCAAATCGACATCTGTGAAGTACGTCACATACGGCTTCGAGGGTCGGGGCTATACGCAATGCATAAGGTTTCCTGATGAGGAGGCAACCATGCGCCAATTACTCGAGAGCCTTACCCCCGAGGCCCGCCAGATCTACTGGAAATGGGTCGGCGGCATGTTCGCACTTTATGTCGTGCTGCTGTTCGCCGCGGCAGGTGTATTCATGGGTCACGAATCATCGCGCAAGCTGGCGCAGCAACCGGTCACGACTGTGGCCATCGACGGCAAGTCGCGCTCCATCGGCGAGATCGCGGCGCCGCTGCGGCAAGCCGCGCGGTATTGAAGTATTCAGACGCCGATCGC
This window harbors:
- a CDS encoding helix-turn-helix domain-containing protein, which translates into the protein MTGAELKKLRQHLGEAIGQPLSVADMAKLCGLPAADGADTIRRWEVTGPTGPVAELLRILAMASDHYPILEMFNVFDRHDVPVKDRPARRQAFREQMRGDVRRRIG